Proteins from a single region of bacterium:
- a CDS encoding chemotaxis protein, giving the protein MATPSTSPAPAPGPQVILLNGPSSAGKTTIARALQARIAEPFLRLSFDDFVFAHAARYYRGADGPARSETNEWIDEGCRIVTTSAPGEPPAVRAEFGPVFRRTFAAIGPTVRTLVATGSRVILDHVIADEWMYDSWLEACGDLDVLRVGVTCALPILESRERARGDRVLGRARGLVSVVHTFTAYDVVVDSGAATVDQCVEAIVRAARLRTCAAPFSAVPSAPVVSG; this is encoded by the coding sequence ATGGCGACCCCGTCGACTTCCCCGGCCCCGGCGCCCGGTCCCCAGGTGATCCTGCTGAACGGACCCTCCAGCGCGGGGAAGACGACGATCGCGCGCGCCCTGCAGGCGCGGATCGCCGAGCCCTTTCTCCGCCTCTCCTTCGACGACTTCGTGTTCGCGCACGCGGCGCGCTACTACCGCGGCGCCGACGGCCCGGCGCGATCCGAGACCAACGAGTGGATCGACGAGGGCTGCCGGATCGTGACCACGTCGGCACCGGGTGAGCCGCCGGCCGTGCGGGCCGAGTTCGGGCCGGTGTTCCGACGGACCTTCGCGGCCATCGGCCCGACGGTGCGGACGCTGGTGGCGACGGGCAGTCGCGTGATCCTCGACCACGTCATCGCCGACGAGTGGATGTACGACTCCTGGCTCGAGGCCTGCGGCGACCTCGACGTGCTGCGCGTCGGCGTGACGTGCGCGCTGCCGATCCTCGAGTCTCGGGAGCGCGCCCGCGGGGACCGCGTGCTCGGCCGGGCCCGGGGCCTCGTGTCGGTGGTGCACACGTTCACTGCGTACGACGTCGTCGTCGACTCGGGCGCGGCGACGGTGGATCAGTGCGTCGAGGCCATCGTGCGCGCGGCGCGCCTCCGCACCTGCGCCGCGCCGTTCAGCGCCGTTCCATCCGCTCCGGTGGTCTCGGGCTGA